The proteins below come from a single Ictalurus punctatus breed USDA103 chromosome 24, Coco_2.0, whole genome shotgun sequence genomic window:
- the arpc1a gene encoding actin-related protein 2/3 complex subunit 1A (The RefSeq protein has 1 substitution compared to this genomic sequence), producing MSLHQFLLEPITCHAWNRDRTQIAISPNNHEVHIYKKSGNQWVKAHELKEHNGHITGIDWAPKSDRIVTCGADRNAYVWSQKDGVWKPTLVILRINRAATFVKWSPLENKFAVGSGARLISVCYFESENDWWVSKHIKKPIRSTVLSLDWHPNNVLLAAGSCDFKCRVFSAYIKEVEEKPAPTPWGSKMPFGQVMVEYGGAGSGGWVHSVCFSASGNRLAWVSHDSTVTVVDPTKGSTPSQLKTEFLALLSVTFVSENNIVAAGHDCCPMLFSFDDGGNLTFISKLDIPKQSIQRNISAMERFRNMDKRATTEDRNSTLETLHQNSITQVSIYEGDKRDCRKFCTTGIDGAMTIWDFKTLESSIQGLRIM from the exons atgtcaCTCCACCAGTTTCTCTTGGAGCCCATCACATGCCATGCATGGAACAGGGACAGGACTC AAATTGCTATAAGTCCGAACAACCATGAGGTGCATATATACAAGAAGAGTGGGAATCAATGGGTAAAAGCCCATGAACTGAAAGAACACAATGGGCACATTACAG GCATTGATTGGGCTCCTAAAAGCGATCGGATTGTAACCTGCGGAGCGGATCGTAACGCTTACGTGTGGAGCCAGAAGGACGGCGTGTGGAAGCCCACTCTCGTCATCCTCAGGATCAACCGTGCTGCCACGTTTGTGAAGTGGTCTCCGCTGGAGAACAAGTTCGCGGTGGGCAGCGGAGCTCGCCTCATATCTGTTTGCTACTTCGAGTCTGAAAACGATTG GTGGGTGAGCAAACATATCAAGAAGCCTATCCGCTCCACTGTCCTCAGTCTAGACTGGCATCCAAACAATGTGCTTCTGGCAGCTGGGTCATGTGACTTCAAATGCAG GGTGTTTTCTGCATACATCAAGGAGGTGGAGGAGAAGCCAGCTCCAACTCCATGGGGATCGAAGATGCCGTTTGGCCAAGTGATGGCTGAGTATGGTGGAGCAGGCAGTGGAGGATGggtccacagtgtgtgtttctctgccAGTGGAAATCGACTGGCCTGGGTCAGCCATGACAGCACTGTGACTGTGGTGGATCCCACAAAAGGCTCAAC GCCAAGCCAGTTGAAGACAGAGTTCCTTGCTCTTCTGAGTGTGACCTTTGTGTCCGAGAACAACATTGTTGCAGCG GGTCATGACTGCTGCCCAATGCTGTTCAGTTTCGATGATGGTGGAAACTTGACCTTCATATCCAAGTTGGACATTCCAAAGCAGAGCATCCAGCGCAACATCTCTGCCATGGAGCGTTTCCGCAACATGGACAAGAGAGCCACTACCGAGGACCGCAATAGCACTCTGGAGACCCTTCACCAGAACAGCATCAC CCAAGTGTCTATATATGAAGGAGACAAAAGAGATTGTCGCAAATTCTGCACTACAGGAATCGATGGAGCGATGACCATATGGGACTTTAAG ACTTTAGAGTCGTCTATCCAAGGCCTGCGGATCATGTAA
- the arpc1a gene encoding actin-related protein 2/3 complex subunit 1A isoform X1, producing MSLHQFLLEPITCHAWNRDRTQIAISPNNHEVHIYKKSGNQWVKAHELKEHNGHITGIDWAPKSDRIVTCGADRNAYVWSQKDGVWKPTLVILRINRAATFVKWSPLENKFAVGSGARLISVCYFESENDWWVSKHIKKPIRSTVLSLDWHPNNVLLAAGSCDFKCRVFSAYIKEVEEKPAPTPWGSKMPFGQVMAEYGGAGSGGWVHSVCFSASGNRLAWVSHDSTVTVVDPTKGSTPSQLKTEFLALLSVTFVSENNIVAAGHDCCPMLFSFDDGGNLTFISKLDIPKQSIQRNISAMERFRNMDKRATTEDRNSTLETLHQNSITQVSIYEGDKRDCRKFCTTGIDGAMTIWDFKTLESSIQGLRIM from the exons atgtcaCTCCACCAGTTTCTCTTGGAGCCCATCACATGCCATGCATGGAACAGGGACAGGACTC AAATTGCTATAAGTCCGAACAACCATGAGGTGCATATATACAAGAAGAGTGGGAATCAATGGGTAAAAGCCCATGAACTGAAAGAACACAATGGGCACATTACAG GCATTGATTGGGCTCCTAAAAGCGATCGGATTGTAACCTGCGGAGCGGATCGTAACGCTTACGTGTGGAGCCAGAAGGACGGCGTGTGGAAGCCCACTCTCGTCATCCTCAGGATCAACCGTGCTGCCACGTTTGTGAAGTGGTCTCCGCTGGAGAACAAGTTCGCGGTGGGCAGCGGAGCTCGCCTCATATCTGTTTGCTACTTCGAGTCTGAAAACGATTG GTGGGTGAGCAAACATATCAAGAAGCCTATCCGCTCCACTGTCCTCAGTCTAGACTGGCATCCAAACAATGTGCTTCTGGCAGCTGGGTCATGTGACTTCAAATGCAG GGTGTTTTCTGCATACATCAAGGAGGTGGAGGAGAAGCCAGCTCCAACTCCATGGGGATCGAAGATGCCGTTTGGCCAAGTGATGGCTGAGTATGGTGGAGCAGGCAGTGGAGGATGggtccacagtgtgtgtttctctgccAGTGGAAATCGACTGGCCTGGGTCAGCCATGACAGCACTGTGACTGTGGTGGATCCCACAAAAGGCTCAAC GCCAAGCCAGTTGAAGACAGAGTTCCTTGCTCTTCTGAGTGTGACCTTTGTGTCCGAGAACAACATTGTTGCAGCG GGTCATGACTGCTGCCCAATGCTGTTCAGTTTCGATGATGGTGGAAACTTGACCTTCATATCCAAGTTGGACATTCCAAAGCAGAGCATCCAGCGCAACATCTCTGCCATGGAGCGTTTCCGCAACATGGACAAGAGAGCCACTACCGAGGACCGCAATAGCACTCTGGAGACCCTTCACCAGAACAGCATCAC CCAAGTGTCTATATATGAAGGAGACAAAAGAGATTGTCGCAAATTCTGCACTACAGGAATCGATGGAGCGATGACCATATGGGACTTTAAG ACTTTAGAGTCGTCTATCCAAGGCCTGCGGATCATGTAA
- the arpc1b gene encoding actin-related protein 2/3 complex subunit 1B, with translation MAYHSFLLEPISCHAWNKDRTQIALCPNNHDVHIYKKEGNSWNKIHVLKEHNGQVTGIDWAPESNRIVTCGTDRNAYVWTLKGDVWKPTLVILRINRAARCVKWSPKENKFAVGSGSRLISVCYFEQENDWWVCKHIKKPIRSTILCLDWHPNNVLLAAGSCDFKCRIFSAYIKEVEEKPAPTPWGSKMPFGEVMFESSGTAGWVHGVSFSESGNRVAWASHDSTVAMAEGGKTAVITSLASETLPLLCVTFTSENSLVAAGHDCYPVLFVYDAGKGALSFGGKLDIPKQSAQKGMTARERFQNLDKKATTDTKEAVLDSLHKNSISQISVLAGGKAKCTKFCTTGMDGGMAIWDLKTA, from the exons ATGGCTTATCATAGCTTTCTGCTGGAGCCCATCAGCTGCCACGCCTGGAACAAGGATCGAACTC AAATTGCACTGTGCCCCAATAACCATGATGTCCACATCTATAAAAAGGAGGGGAATAGCTGGAACAAGATCCATGTGCTAAAGGAGCACAATGGCCAAGTCACTG GTATCGACTGGGCACCGGAGAGCAACCGCATCGTGACCTGTGGCACTGACCGCAACGCTTACGTGTGGACCCTGAAGGGTGATGTGTGGAAGCCCACTCTGGTCATCCTGAGGATAAACCGCGCTGCCCGCTGTGTTAAGTGGTCACCCAAGGAAAACAAGTTCGCTGTAGGGAGCGGCTCCCGCCTCATCTCTGTCTGCTACTTCGAGCAGGAGAATGACTG GTGGGTGTGTAAGCACATTAAGAAGCCCATTCGCTCTACTATTCTGTGCCTGGACTGGCACCCCAACAACGTCCTGCTGGCTGCTGGATCCTGTGATTTTAAATGCAG GATTTTCTCCGCTTATATCAAAGAGGTGGAGGAGAAGCCTGCTCCAACTCCATGGGGCTCCAAGATGCCATTCGGAGAGGTGATGTTCGAGTCGTCTGGCACCGCGGGCTGGGTGCACGGGGTTTCTTTCTCCGAGAGCGGGAATCGTGTGGCCTGGGCTAGTCACGACAGCACGGTCGCTATGGCTGAAGGAGGCAAGACTGCTGT AATTACCAGTCTGGCTTCGGAGACCCTTCCCCTGCTGTGTGTGACCTTCACCAGCGAGAACAGTTTAGTGGCAGCG GGTCACGACTGTTACCCTGTGCTGTTTGTCTACGATGCTGGGAAGGGTGCTCTGTCTTTCGGAGGGAAACTTGATATCCCCAAGCAGAGCGCTCAGAAAGGAATGACTGCCAGGGAGCGCTTCCAGAACCTGGACAAGAAAGCCACGACGGACACCAAGGAGGCCGTGCTGGACTCGCTGCACAAGAACAGCATCAG TCAAATCTCAGTGCTTGCTGGAGGGAAAGCGAAGTGCACTAAATTCTGCACTActgggatggatggaggaatggccATTTGGGATCTAAAG ACCGCTTAA
- the wipi2 gene encoding WD repeat domain phosphoinositide-interacting protein 2 → MNLASQSGEAGCSQLLFANFNQDNTSLAVGTKSGYKFFSLSSVDKLEQIYECTDTEDVCIVERLFSSSLVAIVSLKAPRKLKVCHFKKGTEICNYSYSNTILAVKLNRQRLIVCLEESLYIHNIRDMKVLHTIRETPPNPSGLCALSISNDNCYLAYPGSATIGEVQVFDTVNLRAANMIPAHDSPLAALAFDASGSKLATASEKGTVIRVFSIPEGQKLFEFRRGVKRCVSICSLAFSMEGLYLSASSNTETVHIFKLETQREKPQEEPTTWTGYFGKVLMASTTYLPAQVSEMFTQGRAFATVRLPFSGHKNICALAIIQKIPRLLVAASDGYLYLYNLDPQEGGECTLMKQHKLDGSAEAANEILEQTSHERPLVAQTYSTAIAKGYPEDQGAVGGAGVEDDMNALHLDEENEQPPLILETD, encoded by the exons ATGAACCTGGCCAGTCAGAGCGGAGAGGCCGGCTGTAGCCAGCTGCTCTTCGCCAACTTTAACCAGGACAACAC GTCCTTAGCAGTTGGTACGAAATCTGGATACAAGTTTTTCTCTTTGTCCTCGGTTGACAAATTGGAACAGATCTATGAATGTA CTGACACGGAAGATGTGTGTATTGTGGAAAGACTGTTCTCCAGTAGCCTTGTTGCTATTGTGAGCCTTAAGGCACCTAGGAAGCTCAAAGTGTGTCATTTCAAGAAGGGAACGGAGATCTGTAACTACAGCTACTCGAACACTATACTGGCTGTAAAACTGAACAGACAG AGGTTGATAGTATGTCTGGAAGAATCACTGTATATCCACAACATCAGGGATATGAAAGTACTGCACACCATTCGAGAGACTCCTCCGAATCCATCAG gATTATGTGCCCTCTCTATAAGTAACGACAACTGCTACCTGGCGTATCCAGGAAGTGCAACAATAGGGGAAGTGCAGGTTTTTGACACTGTCAATCTG AGGGCCGCTAATATGATCCCCGCCCACGACAGCCCGTTAGCAGCACTGGCTTTTGACGCAAGCGGGTCGAAACTCGCCACGGCTTCTGAGAAG GGAACCGTCATTCGCGTGTTCTCCATTCCAGAAGGCCAGAAGCTCTTTGAGTTCAGGAGGGGAGTGAAGAG aTGCGTGAGTATCTGCTCCCTGGCCTTCAGTATGGAAGGACTTTATCTGTCTGCCTCTAGCAACACCGAGACGGTTCATATCTTTAAGCTGGAGACGCAGAGAGAAAA GCCGCAGGAGGAACCCACTACTTGGACAGGTTACTTCGGGAAAGTACTGATGGCCTCCACAACGTATCTGCCTGCGCAGGTGTCCGAGATGTTCACACAAGGACGGGCCTTTGCTACAGTCAGACTGCCGTTTTCAGGACACAAGAACATCTGCGCTCTAGCCAT aATCCAGAAGATTCCACGTCTTCTGGTTGCGGCGTCAGACGGCTACCTTTACTTGTACAACCTGGACCCACAGGAGGGGGGAGAATGCACACTGATGAAGCAGCACAA GTTGGATGGAAGCGCTGAAGCTGCAAATGAAATTCTAGAGCAGACGTCCCACGAGCGCCCGCTGGTGGCACAGACCTACAGCACTGCCATTGCCAAAG GTTACCCTGAGGATCAGGGAGCAGTGGGCGGAGCTGGTGTGGAGGACGACATGAACGCTCTGCACCTGGACGAGGAAAACGAGCAGCCTCCGCTAATCCTGGAGACGGACTGA